A region of Paenibacillus sp. 37 DNA encodes the following proteins:
- the licT gene encoding BglG family transcription antiterminator LicT has product MKGRQPDMEVIKILNSSIVLARRGEDDKEIIVMGKGIGYRSKPGDVVGEDEIEKIYVLENEMISSDLTALMKETPKEYLILADEIISHAKHTLSRHMSDHLYVALTDHLYMAMKRFKDNMTIQNRMLWEVKKFYPQEFNIGLHGLSLIQKQLGLSLPEEEAANIAFHLVNAQQNDDNMNQVMMMTNTVKDVLNIIKIHYQVELDTHSINYSRFLTHLQFFIQRLFEHKTLNTQDHELFEQIANKYPQEEACVLLIKDYIEARFEHTISNEEMMYLIIHINRVMSRN; this is encoded by the coding sequence ATGAAAGGCAGGCAGCCTGATATGGAAGTCATAAAAATATTGAATTCGAGCATTGTTCTTGCCAGACGTGGTGAGGATGACAAGGAAATTATTGTGATGGGAAAGGGCATCGGCTACAGGAGCAAACCGGGAGATGTCGTGGGCGAGGATGAGATCGAGAAGATCTATGTCCTTGAAAATGAAATGATCTCTTCGGATCTCACCGCTCTGATGAAGGAAACGCCAAAAGAATATCTGATTCTGGCTGACGAAATCATCTCCCATGCCAAACATACATTGTCCCGCCATATGAGTGATCATCTCTATGTCGCATTAACGGATCATCTGTATATGGCCATGAAGCGATTCAAGGACAATATGACGATCCAGAACCGAATGTTGTGGGAAGTTAAAAAGTTCTATCCACAGGAGTTCAACATCGGGTTGCATGGTCTGTCTCTCATTCAAAAACAGCTTGGACTCTCCCTGCCTGAAGAGGAAGCGGCGAATATTGCCTTTCATCTCGTGAATGCGCAGCAGAATGATGACAATATGAATCAGGTCATGATGATGACCAATACCGTCAAGGATGTACTCAATATTATCAAAATTCACTACCAAGTGGAGCTGGATACACACAGCATCAACTATTCACGCTTTTTGACCCATTTGCAATTTTTCATTCAACGGCTTTTTGAACATAAAACGTTAAACACGCAGGATCATGAGCTCTTTGAGCAGATCGCGAATAAATATCCGCAGGAGGAAGCCTGCGTATTGCTAATCAAGGATTATATTGAAGCACGGTTTGAACATACGATCTCCAATGAAGAGATGATGTATTTGATTATTCATATCAATCGGGTCATGAGTCGCAATTGA
- a CDS encoding LysR family transcriptional regulator, whose amino-acid sequence MEFRQLQYTLQIAAERNFSRAAEKLHIAQPSLSQQLSKLEKELGVLLFQRNTSTVELTHAGVTFVEQAQKIVDAVELLRQEMSDISQLRKGKVVVGSMPITGSHLLPHVLPAFQQAYPEIEVTLLEDSGLTLEKLTASGKADLSLLSLPLQEPSLAYVAIGEEKIDLAVPPNHPLARRADPEHPIPVRIEELRDEPFVVLKKGQGFRKLTFDLCEQAGFDPQVVFESTNIETVQSLVATGMGITLVPRFIARAPRSEFVPVYVPLAEPTPSRTLVVAYRQGRVLSKAAEAFIHTFQQTVAELSKGN is encoded by the coding sequence ATGGAATTCAGACAACTTCAATATACGTTGCAAATTGCGGCCGAACGCAATTTCTCCCGGGCAGCAGAGAAACTGCATATTGCTCAACCTTCATTAAGCCAGCAATTATCCAAATTGGAAAAAGAATTGGGTGTGCTGTTGTTTCAGCGTAATACAAGTACCGTGGAGTTAACCCATGCGGGTGTTACGTTTGTCGAGCAAGCCCAGAAGATCGTAGATGCCGTGGAGCTATTGCGTCAGGAAATGTCAGACATCTCCCAGCTTCGCAAAGGTAAAGTCGTTGTGGGCAGCATGCCGATCACGGGTTCACACTTGCTCCCACACGTGCTTCCAGCTTTCCAACAAGCTTATCCCGAGATTGAGGTTACCTTATTGGAAGACTCCGGGCTTACGCTTGAGAAATTGACAGCAAGCGGCAAAGCAGATCTCAGTCTGTTATCTCTTCCTTTACAAGAGCCAAGTCTCGCCTACGTTGCCATTGGAGAGGAAAAGATTGATCTGGCAGTTCCCCCGAATCACCCTTTGGCACGCAGGGCAGATCCGGAGCATCCGATTCCTGTGCGAATTGAAGAGCTTCGTGATGAACCCTTTGTTGTATTGAAAAAAGGACAGGGTTTCCGCAAACTTACATTTGATCTCTGTGAGCAGGCTGGTTTTGATCCCCAAGTTGTGTTTGAGAGCACAAATATTGAAACCGTTCAGTCGCTGGTCGCCACAGGCATGGGTATTACACTGGTTCCACGCTTTATTGCCCGTGCGCCGCGCAGTGAATTCGTACCTGTGTACGTGCCGCTTGCTGAGCCAACTCCCAGCAGAACACTTGTTGTGGCTTATCGTCAAGGAAGAGTACTGTCAAAGGCAGCCGAAGCATTCATCCATACGTTTCAACAAACGGTGGCCGAACTGTCAAAGGGAAACTAA
- a CDS encoding serine hydrolase domain-containing protein: MLKLKKMMYITISCLLLCIAWANPLSANETRDRTEVLQEIDEYMNRSMKANHIKAASLAIANNDEVFYAKGYGTFADGQKVTGNTPFPIASLSKSFTALAVLQLVDKGRINLDATYASYFPELSPQDPRVLDITVRHLLNQTSGLNDKINPDMTKTPQFQSLSEANQLLNTVQLAHIPGTAYSYHNPNYVLLANLVESVSGERFSDYLKKHIFEPLGMNHTFSVSTTQQFHENNTIPLGHYLSFGRSISQSEPLWFIEGPAGIVSTAEDMSLWMLSQYHGHLVSPVLMKQYHSAGDISPYGMGWLANQDASSGQTISHSGIFWTYKSEELVYLNEHMGIAVMFNSGINAYVNYSAFIDGIADIMRGQEPQTSFVNGRNMETIMIALIIATLAWGIYAYFRILRSNQRLTISKLILITVGRLIPILILLSLFPLVTFIGGGRVLPWFGIWTTLSTPIIWLMVWSLVNFVHLACYIYVYFQNTKNDPLDLPQ, encoded by the coding sequence ATGCTAAAACTGAAAAAAATGATGTATATCACAATTAGCTGCTTGTTGTTATGTATCGCGTGGGCGAACCCCTTATCCGCCAATGAAACCAGAGACAGGACAGAAGTTCTGCAGGAGATCGATGAATATATGAATCGGAGCATGAAGGCCAATCACATTAAGGCTGCTTCACTGGCGATTGCCAATAACGATGAGGTCTTTTACGCAAAAGGCTACGGGACATTTGCAGATGGCCAGAAGGTTACGGGCAATACCCCTTTTCCCATTGCTTCACTTAGCAAGTCCTTTACTGCATTGGCCGTTCTGCAGCTGGTGGACAAGGGGCGGATCAACTTGGATGCTACTTACGCTTCCTATTTTCCAGAGCTTTCTCCACAGGATCCCCGCGTTCTTGACATCACGGTCCGTCATTTACTGAATCAGACGAGTGGTCTCAATGACAAGATAAATCCCGATATGACAAAGACTCCGCAATTCCAATCACTGTCGGAAGCGAACCAATTATTAAACACGGTTCAACTTGCCCATATCCCCGGAACGGCCTACAGCTATCATAATCCTAATTACGTGCTGCTGGCGAACCTCGTGGAAAGTGTTAGCGGAGAGCGCTTTTCGGATTACCTGAAAAAACATATTTTTGAACCGCTAGGAATGAATCATACCTTCAGTGTCAGTACAACGCAGCAGTTCCATGAGAATAATACTATCCCGCTAGGACATTACCTGAGTTTTGGACGCTCTATAAGTCAATCCGAACCGCTTTGGTTCATTGAGGGCCCCGCCGGCATCGTTTCAACTGCAGAGGACATGTCCCTTTGGATGCTTTCCCAATATCACGGCCACCTCGTTTCCCCTGTGCTGATGAAACAATATCATTCCGCAGGAGATATCAGTCCATACGGCATGGGCTGGCTTGCAAACCAAGATGCTTCTAGCGGCCAAACGATCTCCCACAGCGGCATTTTCTGGACCTACAAGTCAGAAGAACTGGTTTATTTGAACGAGCACATGGGCATTGCCGTAATGTTTAATTCTGGTATAAACGCTTATGTGAATTACTCGGCATTTATTGATGGAATAGCGGATATTATGAGGGGGCAGGAACCCCAAACCTCTTTTGTAAACGGTCGGAATATGGAAACGATTATGATTGCGCTGATCATCGCTACGCTTGCATGGGGCATCTACGCCTATTTTCGCATACTTCGGAGCAACCAACGCCTAACGATTAGCAAATTGATTCTGATCACAGTGGGTAGACTGATCCCGATTCTAATTCTCTTGTCTCTGTTCCCATTGGTTACATTTATCGGCGGAGGACGTGTGCTGCCATGGTTTGGTATCTGGACTACCCTATCAACTCCAATCATATGGCTTATGGTTTGGTCACTTGTGAATTTCGTGCATTTGGCTTGTTATATCTATGTCTATTTTCAGAATACAAAAAACGACCCTTTGGATTTACCTCAGTAA
- a CDS encoding glycoside hydrolase family 1 protein produces MTNTTRTFPEDFLWGGAIAANQAEGAWNVDGKGLSTADIAIYRKGVAKSEYKKHNAINEEQIKTAMESTSDREYPKRRGIDFYHRYEEDLALFGEMGLKTLRLSIAWTRIFPNGNETEPNEAGLQFYDRVIDGMLKQGIEPLITLSHYEMPMYLVNHHGGWTDRKVVEYFVHFCKTVFTRYKDKVKYWITFNEIDSIVRHPFTSGGIVPERFENVEQAVYQGLHHQFVASALAVKYCHEIIPGSQIGCMLTKLTTYAHTCNPEDVLVASRDNQFNLMFTDVQVRGAYPYFTKRFFAEKGINLDMLEGDEEILKVHTVDFISFSYYMSLVSSVDGDRLEQVSGNTTGGVKNPYLQTNDWGWQIDPVGLRISLNELYSRYEVPLFIVENGIGAVDTIEADGSIQDDYRIDYFRSHIEQMHEAILDGVELLGYTSWGVIDLISYSSSEMEKRYGFIYVDQDNDGNGTLERKRKKSFYWYKDVIAKNGL; encoded by the coding sequence ATGACCAATACAACAAGAACGTTTCCAGAAGATTTTCTATGGGGAGGAGCGATTGCTGCCAATCAGGCAGAAGGAGCGTGGAATGTGGATGGCAAAGGTCTGTCTACAGCCGACATTGCTATCTATCGAAAAGGTGTAGCCAAGAGTGAGTATAAAAAGCATAATGCGATCAATGAAGAACAGATCAAAACTGCGATGGAGTCTACCTCGGACAGAGAATATCCGAAACGCAGAGGCATTGATTTTTACCACCGTTACGAGGAGGATCTAGCCCTGTTTGGGGAGATGGGTCTCAAAACGTTGCGCTTATCTATTGCTTGGACCCGAATTTTCCCGAATGGCAACGAAACAGAGCCGAATGAAGCCGGTTTGCAGTTCTATGACCGCGTTATTGATGGCATGCTGAAACAAGGGATTGAACCATTAATTACGTTGTCGCATTATGAGATGCCGATGTATCTGGTGAATCACCACGGTGGATGGACGGATCGGAAAGTCGTCGAGTATTTTGTTCACTTTTGCAAAACCGTGTTCACCCGTTATAAGGACAAAGTGAAGTATTGGATTACATTTAATGAAATTGACAGCATTGTTCGCCATCCGTTTACGAGTGGTGGTATTGTGCCGGAGCGTTTCGAAAATGTGGAGCAGGCTGTATATCAGGGGTTACACCATCAATTTGTAGCGAGTGCACTCGCAGTGAAATACTGTCATGAGATCATTCCCGGTTCCCAGATCGGATGTATGCTTACCAAACTGACAACGTACGCTCATACATGTAATCCCGAAGACGTACTTGTTGCTTCCCGGGATAATCAATTCAATCTTATGTTTACGGACGTACAGGTGCGTGGAGCGTATCCGTACTTTACGAAGAGATTTTTTGCCGAAAAAGGGATTAACCTGGATATGCTTGAGGGGGATGAAGAGATTCTGAAAGTACACACTGTGGACTTTATCTCATTCAGTTATTATATGTCCCTGGTATCAAGTGTGGATGGCGACCGATTGGAGCAGGTGAGTGGCAATACAACTGGAGGGGTGAAGAACCCGTATCTGCAAACGAATGATTGGGGCTGGCAGATTGACCCGGTAGGTCTGCGCATCTCACTGAATGAACTGTATAGTCGTTACGAGGTGCCTTTGTTTATCGTTGAAAATGGAATTGGGGCGGTAGACACGATTGAAGCTGATGGTAGCATTCAGGATGATTATCGTATTGATTACTTCCGCTCTCACATTGAACAGATGCATGAGGCGATTCTGGACGGTGTTGAACTGCTCGGCTATACCAGTTGGGGAGTAATTGATCTGATTAGTTATTCTTCTTCAGAGATGGAGAAACGATATGGCTTTATTTATGTAGATCAGGATAATGACGGCAATGGAACACTGGAGAGAAAACGAAAGAAGAGTTTCTATTGGTACAAAGATGTGATTGCAAAAAACGGTTTGTAA
- the leuC gene encoding 3-isopropylmalate dehydratase large subunit, which yields MSKKTMFEKIWENHVIHQEEGKPSILYIDLHLVHEVTSPQAFEGLRLSGRKVRRPELTFATMDHNVPTKDRFNITDPISKQQIDTLSQNCRDFGVKLYDLDTIDQGVVHVMGPELGLTHPGKTIVCGDSHTSTHGAFGALAFGIGTSEVEHVMATQCLQQAKAKTMEVRFVGKRNPGVTAKDMILAVIAKYGTDFATGYVIEYTGESIRELSMEERMTVCNMSIEGGARAGLIAPDETTFEYLRGREYVPADAKFDEAVEGWKQLVTDEGAEFDHVVEIDVETLIPQVTWGTSPGMGTDISSKVPVPAELPTENERKAAEKALEYMGLEPGTPIAEIPIDYVFIGSCTNGRIEDLRAAAQVAKGHTVSSQVTAIVVPGSGRVKIQAEQEGLDKIFTEAGFEWRDAGCSMCLAMNPDVLKPGQRCASTSNRNFEGRQGRGGRTHLVSPAMAAAAAVKGHFVDVRDWNFKTEAAI from the coding sequence ATGAGTAAAAAAACGATGTTTGAGAAAATTTGGGAAAATCACGTAATTCATCAAGAAGAAGGCAAACCAAGCATTCTGTATATCGATCTGCATCTGGTGCACGAAGTAACTTCTCCACAGGCATTTGAAGGTCTTCGTCTGAGCGGACGTAAAGTTCGTCGCCCTGAACTGACATTTGCAACAATGGACCACAACGTTCCAACGAAAGACCGTTTCAACATCACAGATCCTATCTCCAAACAACAAATTGATACACTTTCGCAAAACTGTCGTGATTTCGGCGTGAAATTGTATGATCTGGACACGATTGATCAAGGCGTTGTACACGTTATGGGACCTGAACTGGGTCTGACTCACCCGGGTAAAACGATTGTATGTGGTGACAGTCATACGTCCACACACGGTGCGTTTGGCGCACTGGCATTCGGAATCGGAACAAGTGAAGTTGAGCACGTTATGGCAACTCAATGTTTGCAACAAGCAAAAGCCAAAACAATGGAAGTTCGTTTTGTCGGCAAACGTAACCCGGGTGTAACCGCGAAGGATATGATCCTCGCAGTCATTGCCAAATACGGTACAGACTTTGCAACAGGTTATGTTATTGAGTACACAGGTGAGTCCATCCGTGAGTTGAGCATGGAAGAGCGTATGACGGTCTGCAACATGTCCATCGAAGGTGGAGCAAGAGCAGGATTGATCGCTCCGGATGAAACAACATTTGAATATCTGCGTGGACGTGAATACGTACCAGCGGATGCCAAATTCGATGAAGCTGTTGAAGGTTGGAAACAGCTTGTAACCGATGAAGGTGCCGAGTTCGACCATGTGGTTGAAATCGATGTGGAGACATTGATTCCGCAAGTAACTTGGGGAACAAGCCCTGGCATGGGAACCGACATTTCTTCGAAAGTTCCTGTTCCGGCTGAATTGCCTACAGAAAACGAACGCAAAGCGGCTGAAAAAGCGCTTGAATATATGGGACTTGAACCGGGAACACCAATCGCCGAGATTCCAATTGATTATGTATTTATCGGTTCTTGCACCAATGGTCGGATCGAAGATCTGCGTGCAGCAGCACAAGTGGCTAAAGGTCACACGGTATCCAGTCAGGTTACAGCAATTGTTGTACCAGGCTCAGGACGTGTTAAAATTCAGGCTGAACAAGAAGGTTTGGATAAAATCTTTACGGAAGCCGGATTTGAATGGCGTGATGCGGGATGCAGCATGTGTCTGGCGATGAACCCGGATGTATTGAAGCCAGGTCAACGTTGTGCTTCGACGTCCAACCGTAACTTTGAAGGACGCCAAGGACGCGGAGGACGTACGCATCTGGTATCTCCGGCAATGGCAGCAGCAGCAGCGGTTAAGGGTCACTTTGTGGACGTACGGGATTGGAATTTCAAAACAGAAGCAGCGATCTAA
- a CDS encoding beta-glucoside-specific PTS transporter subunit IIABC, with protein sequence MNHKQLAQSIMELVGGNDNINTLIHCSTRLRLTLKNPDMAKTQEIKSLDGVIGAVNSGGQYQVIIGNDVAYVYNELAKMMDTRQSNEIQEKQKADYSPKGLFNTFASVIAGIFQPIIPAIAASGMLKALLLLATVTGLMSKESQTYTVLSVMSDAAFYFLPILLAYSSANRFKTNPFVAVLFGGIMLHPNMIGLLGGEDPVSFIGIPVASVQYATSVVPIILTVWFMSYIEKFADKISPGPVKIFLKPLIVILIVAPVALIVLGPLGMYLGTGMSNLIYWIQDKIGWLTVVIMAILMPLIVMFGMHKVFYPIIFAALASPGYETLVLVAMLASNMAQGAGALAVSFKTKDIKLKQVALSAGISGVFGITEPALYGVHLRLKKTLFACMIGAGVAGLFAGIVNLKAYAAVGPGIASMPMFISEDHMNIIYAIITMLISALVAFVAVYVIGFQDVVPTAVSIAGSPTNKARGESEIQPSKGIKSKKIVFAPLEGKVLPLREVKDEAFSQEAMGQGMAIQPSVGKVFAPFDGNVETVFRTKHSIGLRSVEGVEILIHVGLDTVKLKGQHFDVKVNEGEQISHGQLLIEFDLEAIQAAGYDTTTPVIVTNSSDYLEVLGNESAATTGPGKPLITVL encoded by the coding sequence ATGAATCACAAACAATTAGCCCAATCGATTATGGAGCTGGTCGGTGGCAATGATAATATCAACACGTTAATTCATTGCTCTACCAGGCTCAGACTTACCCTGAAGAATCCGGATATGGCGAAGACCCAAGAAATTAAGAGCCTTGATGGTGTTATTGGCGCAGTGAATAGCGGCGGACAATATCAGGTTATTATCGGTAATGACGTCGCGTACGTCTACAATGAACTTGCCAAGATGATGGATACTCGGCAATCAAACGAAATTCAGGAGAAACAAAAAGCGGATTATAGCCCCAAAGGACTGTTTAATACTTTTGCCAGTGTCATTGCAGGCATTTTCCAACCTATTATCCCAGCCATTGCTGCCTCGGGCATGCTTAAGGCACTTTTGCTACTGGCGACCGTGACCGGCCTGATGTCTAAAGAGAGCCAGACATATACCGTTTTGAGTGTCATGTCTGATGCTGCCTTTTACTTTCTTCCGATTCTACTGGCCTATTCCAGTGCAAATAGATTTAAAACGAACCCCTTTGTTGCCGTTCTGTTTGGTGGAATCATGTTACACCCGAATATGATTGGTCTGCTTGGGGGGGAAGATCCGGTGTCCTTTATTGGCATACCTGTTGCATCCGTTCAATATGCGACATCCGTGGTACCGATTATTTTAACGGTCTGGTTCATGTCTTACATTGAAAAGTTCGCGGACAAGATCTCACCAGGACCAGTAAAAATTTTCCTCAAACCTTTGATTGTTATTCTCATTGTTGCTCCAGTTGCCCTGATTGTACTTGGACCTCTGGGGATGTATCTCGGAACGGGAATGTCCAACCTGATCTATTGGATTCAGGATAAGATTGGATGGTTGACCGTTGTCATTATGGCTATACTGATGCCTCTGATTGTCATGTTCGGTATGCATAAAGTATTTTATCCCATTATTTTCGCAGCCTTGGCTTCACCTGGATATGAAACACTGGTGCTGGTCGCGATGCTGGCATCCAATATGGCGCAGGGAGCAGGCGCACTGGCGGTGTCATTCAAAACCAAAGACATCAAGTTGAAACAAGTCGCTTTGTCTGCAGGAATTTCAGGTGTATTCGGTATCACGGAACCTGCTCTCTACGGTGTACATTTAAGGCTCAAGAAAACGCTGTTTGCCTGCATGATCGGCGCCGGAGTCGCTGGGTTGTTCGCAGGTATTGTGAATCTCAAGGCATATGCTGCCGTGGGTCCGGGGATTGCATCTATGCCTATGTTTATCAGTGAAGATCATATGAATATTATCTATGCGATCATTACCATGCTGATCTCTGCTCTTGTCGCGTTTGTCGCTGTATATGTCATTGGATTTCAGGATGTTGTTCCAACAGCAGTGTCGATAGCAGGCAGTCCTACAAACAAAGCGAGAGGCGAATCTGAAATCCAGCCATCCAAAGGGATCAAATCGAAAAAGATCGTTTTTGCTCCACTGGAAGGCAAAGTTCTGCCATTAAGAGAGGTGAAGGACGAGGCCTTCTCGCAAGAAGCCATGGGACAAGGTATGGCCATTCAGCCAAGTGTTGGCAAGGTGTTTGCCCCGTTTGATGGTAACGTTGAGACGGTGTTCCGCACTAAACATTCCATCGGTCTGAGATCGGTAGAAGGTGTAGAAATTCTGATTCATGTCGGATTGGATACGGTGAAACTGAAAGGCCAGCATTTTGATGTAAAAGTGAACGAAGGAGAACAGATCTCTCATGGTCAGCTCCTGATTGAATTTGATCTTGAAGCTATACAAGCCGCAGGTTATGACACCACGACCCCTGTAATTGTGACCAATTCCTCGGATTATCTGGAGGTGCTGGGCAATGAATCTGCGGCGACAACAGGACCGGGGAAACCATTAATTACGGTGTTATAA
- a CDS encoding response regulator transcription factor, translated as MPKILIVDDEADLRKLLTDYFEINGYSVMTAKDSREALRKVEKQPDIVLLDINMPEQNGLQLCEKIRDFVSCPILFLTARIEDADKIAGFRAGGDDYILKPFSIRELGARVEAHIRREQRIQTKSSVRFNNELVIDYTARELYYLDKRISLPKKEFDIVELLSTHPDMVFGKERIYEKIWGMDEQGDSNVIAEHIRRIRYKLKEYGCDNQIETVWGVGYKWPSS; from the coding sequence ATGCCTAAAATACTGATCGTGGATGATGAAGCAGATCTTCGAAAGCTACTGACTGATTATTTTGAAATTAACGGATATTCCGTGATGACGGCCAAGGACAGCCGGGAAGCGCTGCGGAAAGTGGAAAAACAACCCGATATCGTTTTGTTAGATATCAACATGCCTGAACAGAACGGACTTCAATTATGTGAGAAAATTCGGGACTTCGTCTCTTGCCCGATCTTATTCTTAACGGCCCGAATCGAAGATGCTGATAAAATAGCAGGTTTTCGTGCCGGAGGCGATGACTATATCCTGAAACCTTTCAGCATTCGCGAGTTGGGCGCCAGGGTCGAAGCACATATACGCAGGGAACAACGAATCCAAACTAAATCTTCGGTAAGGTTTAACAATGAATTGGTCATTGATTATACGGCTAGGGAGCTCTACTACCTGGATAAGCGAATTTCACTGCCAAAAAAAGAGTTTGATATTGTCGAATTGCTGTCCACGCATCCTGATATGGTGTTTGGAAAGGAACGCATATACGAAAAGATTTGGGGCATGGACGAGCAAGGCGACAGTAATGTGATTGCAGAGCATATCCGGCGAATTCGCTACAAATTAAAGGAATATGGCTGTGATAATCAAATCGAGACCGTTTGGGGAGTAGGCTACAAATGGCCAAGTTCATGA
- a CDS encoding ATP-binding protein, translating to MAKFMTRLLFLKRLSLLHSFMLLCVVTLVAVLAVITMEFAWAEKLRLRFGETDWVMPSLVTAVLLTVATGIVTMAVLFYRWKLKRPLELLKRASENISANDLDFRISYDSQDEMGELIALFEIMRSQLEKNLKTLWRSVEERKQINAIFAHDLRTPLSVLKGNAELLATYLPEKKLSEEKVLDLIHTMNLHILRLESYAEAMNSIQRLEDVPLNIQSMDTISLTALLDGSAEQIAKQYGIRFVSSVEYDNASVHVDPYLVMQIFENIVANGARYAASQLNVHYDVQGGIMKITVSEDGPGFSDEALSKAILPFYRGEVWDASEHRGLGLYVCKVFCEKQEGSLQIANGPDGGGSVTASIGTQVDK from the coding sequence ATGGCCAAGTTCATGACTAGACTCCTGTTTTTAAAGCGATTGTCCTTACTGCACTCTTTTATGCTGTTGTGTGTGGTCACACTCGTTGCCGTGCTGGCCGTTATAACTATGGAGTTTGCTTGGGCGGAGAAGCTGCGGCTACGTTTCGGAGAAACGGATTGGGTCATGCCCTCCCTCGTCACGGCGGTTCTGCTCACCGTAGCGACTGGAATTGTCACCATGGCCGTTCTATTTTACAGATGGAAGCTAAAACGTCCGCTGGAGCTATTAAAACGAGCATCCGAGAACATTTCAGCCAACGATCTAGATTTCCGCATTTCCTATGACAGCCAGGATGAGATGGGCGAGCTGATCGCGCTATTTGAAATCATGCGCTCACAATTGGAAAAAAACCTCAAGACACTTTGGCGTTCGGTTGAAGAGCGCAAGCAGATCAATGCTATTTTTGCCCATGATCTGAGGACCCCCCTGTCCGTGTTAAAAGGAAACGCCGAGCTTCTCGCCACCTATCTTCCCGAGAAGAAGTTGTCGGAAGAAAAGGTGCTCGACCTGATCCATACTATGAACCTTCACATCTTGCGTCTGGAGAGTTATGCAGAGGCCATGAACTCCATTCAGAGACTGGAGGATGTGCCGTTGAACATCCAATCGATGGATACGATCTCATTGACGGCTTTGCTGGACGGCAGCGCTGAGCAAATCGCGAAACAGTACGGCATACGTTTTGTCTCTTCCGTGGAATATGATAATGCCTCAGTGCATGTAGATCCCTATCTCGTCATGCAGATTTTCGAGAATATAGTGGCTAATGGGGCAAGATACGCAGCCAGTCAATTAAACGTTCACTATGACGTGCAAGGGGGCATTATGAAGATTACCGTCTCCGAGGACGGTCCTGGTTTCTCTGACGAGGCCCTGAGTAAGGCTATACTCCCTTTTTACCGAGGCGAAGTATGGGATGCGAGCGAACATCGCGGGCTGGGCCTTTACGTTTGCAAGGTGTTTTGCGAAAAACAGGAAGGTAGTCTTCAGATTGCAAACGGTCCTGACGGAGGTGGAAGCGTGACGGCAAGTATTGGGACGCAAGTTGATAAATAG
- the leuD gene encoding 3-isopropylmalate dehydratase small subunit yields the protein MEEFKTLQGIVAPVDRVNVDTDAIIPKQFLKRIERTGFGQFLFYEWRFDEEGNNNASFEMNKPRYEGASILISRANFGCGSSREHAPWAILDYGFRCVIAPSYADIFYNNCFKNGILPIKLSEEQVEDLFQRTATHEGYEMNVNLENKTITDAYGLHIDFDLDEHRRQFLLQGLDDIGLTLQHDDEIAAYEQRHAAKLFG from the coding sequence ATGGAAGAATTTAAAACATTACAAGGCATCGTTGCACCGGTAGACCGGGTCAATGTAGATACAGACGCAATCATTCCGAAACAGTTCCTGAAACGGATTGAACGTACCGGATTTGGACAATTTTTGTTCTATGAATGGCGTTTTGATGAAGAGGGCAACAATAATGCTTCCTTCGAAATGAATAAACCTCGTTATGAAGGGGCATCCATCCTGATCTCACGTGCCAATTTTGGCTGTGGATCATCCCGTGAGCATGCGCCATGGGCGATTTTGGACTATGGATTCCGTTGTGTGATCGCTCCATCTTATGCAGACATTTTCTATAATAACTGCTTTAAGAACGGAATCTTGCCAATCAAGCTATCAGAAGAGCAAGTTGAAGACTTGTTCCAACGTACAGCGACACATGAAGGCTATGAGATGAATGTAAATCTGGAAAACAAAACGATTACTGATGCATACGGACTGCATATCGATTTTGATCTGGATGAGCATCGTCGTCAATTCCTGTTGCAAGGATTGGACGATATCGGTTTGACTCTTCAACATGATGATGAGATCGCTGCTTACGAACAACGCCATGCGGCAAAACTGTTCGGTTAA